One bacterium DNA segment encodes these proteins:
- a CDS encoding efflux RND transporter periplasmic adaptor subunit yields MRILRRSFTLVALLLLIAGCGGSAKEQGAAKSGSIKKVSVAAAEQRALRDVQKIMGTVEARSRAQIETKVQSRVERIAVVLGSRVEAGDVLAELDTRDITARYRQAQAVYEQAAQDLRRFETLLSQQAATQQEFDGIKMRVAVAEASKQEAEAMLSYARIVAPFSGVVTEKMIDRGDLAVPGRPLFTLEQDGTPRFVLTIPESNAGRISRGDSVQIEIPASDTTLTGIVTELSPSADPMTRSYQLKADLPSTSKLRPGQFGRLLLPTGEASALFVPSSAVVKRGQMELVYVAMSDGRVSLRMVRTGRVMSGWTEVLSGLNPGENVVTSGLSELSDGDQIERLP; encoded by the coding sequence ATGAGAATACTAAGACGTTCATTTACGCTGGTTGCCTTGCTATTGCTGATAGCCGGATGCGGCGGCTCAGCAAAAGAGCAAGGTGCGGCGAAGAGCGGAAGCATCAAGAAGGTTTCGGTTGCAGCCGCAGAGCAACGCGCGCTTAGAGATGTCCAAAAGATAATGGGCACGGTCGAAGCTCGCAGTCGTGCTCAGATAGAGACAAAGGTCCAATCCCGCGTGGAACGAATTGCAGTCGTTCTGGGAAGTCGAGTCGAAGCAGGCGATGTGTTGGCGGAACTTGATACGCGCGACATCACTGCCCGGTATCGACAGGCGCAGGCCGTCTACGAGCAAGCGGCACAGGATCTCCGGCGTTTCGAGACGTTGTTGAGCCAACAGGCAGCGACACAACAAGAGTTTGACGGAATCAAAATGCGCGTAGCGGTTGCAGAAGCAAGTAAACAGGAAGCAGAGGCGATGCTGAGCTATGCGCGCATAGTAGCACCATTTTCGGGAGTGGTAACAGAGAAGATGATCGATCGCGGTGACTTAGCTGTCCCCGGTCGCCCCTTATTCACTTTGGAGCAAGACGGCACCCCGCGCTTTGTATTGACGATTCCAGAATCAAATGCTGGAAGGATCTCCAGAGGAGATTCTGTGCAGATCGAGATACCAGCGTCTGATACGACATTGACTGGTATCGTGACCGAGCTGTCGCCAAGCGCCGATCCGATGACGCGGTCCTACCAACTCAAGGCGGATCTGCCTTCAACGTCGAAACTTCGACCCGGGCAGTTCGGACGTTTACTCCTGCCGACCGGTGAAGCAAGCGCCTTGTTTGTGCCGAGCAGCGCCGTTGTTAAGCGAGGTCAGATGGAGTTGGTCTATGTGGCAATGAGCGATGGGCGAGTCTCATTGCGCATGGTGAGAACCGGTCGGGTGATGTCGGGATGGACGGAAGTTCTCTCTGGATTGAATCCGGGTGAAAATGTTGTTACTTCAGGATTGTCGGAGCTTAGCGATGGCGATCAAATCGAGCGGCTGCCATGA
- a CDS encoding response regulator encodes MISTEQPIQTEQIVTSKIQRSSDLMVVDDNPKNLKLLERMLYDCGFRVRLFPRGKMALVSAAANPPELFLLDINMPEMDGYEVCRQLKSDPHLAAIPVIFLSALNDTGDKIKAFEVGGVDYITKPFQLEEVRARIETHLALRRSTLLLQQSYDKLKELERLRDSLVHMIVHDMRTPLTIISGSLELLLQTEGKQMSEKALSRMDKAKLGTNKLIEMVNSLLDISKLESGTETIHPKPVDIADLVQEVVGAFSDSPTGHKVHAEVLEGPVVASCDRGMISRVLQNLIGNATKYSPNCTDVTLRLEQRSESIRVIVRDQGPGIPVEHRNRIFDKFYQVGDKKNSSGLGLTFCRLVVEAHGGTIGVDSEPDNGSEFWFTLPLSISK; translated from the coding sequence ATGATTTCTACGGAACAGCCGATTCAAACCGAACAGATCGTGACATCCAAAATACAACGATCATCAGACTTGATGGTTGTCGACGACAATCCTAAGAATCTCAAACTCCTCGAACGAATGCTTTATGATTGCGGCTTTCGTGTCCGCCTGTTTCCTCGGGGAAAGATGGCGCTCGTATCGGCTGCTGCCAATCCCCCGGAATTGTTCTTACTCGACATTAACATGCCTGAGATGGATGGTTACGAAGTCTGCCGGCAATTGAAATCAGATCCGCATTTAGCTGCCATTCCGGTGATATTCCTGAGCGCACTCAACGATACCGGAGACAAAATCAAGGCATTTGAGGTCGGCGGCGTCGATTACATAACGAAGCCGTTTCAGCTCGAAGAAGTCCGCGCAAGAATTGAAACACACTTGGCGTTACGGCGAAGCACCCTCCTCTTGCAACAAAGCTATGATAAGCTTAAGGAACTGGAGCGGCTCCGTGATAGCTTGGTACATATGATTGTCCACGACATGCGAACACCGCTTACGATCATTAGCGGATCGCTTGAGCTGCTGCTTCAGACTGAAGGCAAGCAGATGTCGGAAAAGGCGCTGTCGCGCATGGACAAGGCAAAACTTGGAACCAACAAGTTGATTGAAATGGTTAACTCGCTCCTTGACATCTCCAAGCTCGAGTCAGGAACAGAAACAATACATCCGAAGCCCGTAGACATTGCAGACTTGGTTCAAGAGGTGGTTGGCGCATTTTCGGATTCACCGACCGGACACAAGGTACACGCAGAAGTTCTGGAAGGACCAGTTGTTGCGTCTTGCGATCGGGGAATGATCTCACGAGTATTGCAGAATCTGATCGGCAACGCGACGAAGTACTCACCGAATTGCACCGATGTAACATTGCGCCTTGAGCAACGCTCAGAGTCTATCCGAGTTATTGTGCGAGATCAAGGTCCGGGGATTCCTGTTGAGCATCGCAACAGAATTTTCGACAAGTTCTACCAAGTCGGCGACAAGAAGAATTCTTCCGGGCTCGGCCTCACGTTTTGCCGGTTGGTTGTTGAAGCTCATGGCGGGACAATCGGAGTCGACAGTGAACCAGACAACGGCAGTGAATTCTGGTTTACACTTCCCCTGTCAATTTCAAAGTAG
- a CDS encoding TolC family protein, translating to MKQIYLWVLSAVLVLGALLPQRVLSQTLTLEEALRIAQENAPTARIAQERSAQSAARVRMAESAFYPQLGISSSYVSSDNPVQAFMFALNQGKFSMQADVNNPPRADNWLLSGQVGLRVFSGGSDMANRQAANSARIGLENMELATRNEVSLQVLQAYLSVLTAEQFVRAAETAVKAFETAEGVISSRVAAGTALKTDLLNIQVQRIQAEEQKLRAGNALLLAKEGLKFALGVETLPYTEFSSLERVGIKEAPSESKGLRPELTASDAFAQAARAQLKAAKGSYLPSINAFASIDRYQGWEFDGTNDNWTIGVNAQWSIFDGFLTRSKVREKRAALNIAEEEARMTKLRTSLELESARSSMLEATKRVAVMTQATELASESATLTRQRFDQGLMLTSQVIDAENALVQAEVGLAQAKADRLFAIASLRRALNLPIVGE from the coding sequence ATGAAACAAATTTACCTGTGGGTGTTAAGCGCAGTGCTTGTATTGGGAGCGCTCTTGCCTCAACGTGTCTTGTCGCAGACACTAACACTTGAAGAAGCGCTGCGAATAGCACAGGAGAACGCTCCGACGGCACGAATTGCACAGGAGCGGTCGGCGCAAAGCGCTGCGCGAGTCCGAATGGCGGAGTCTGCATTCTACCCGCAGCTTGGGATCTCATCGTCCTATGTCTCAAGCGACAACCCGGTTCAAGCATTCATGTTTGCGTTGAATCAGGGGAAGTTTTCGATGCAAGCGGACGTCAACAACCCGCCACGAGCCGACAATTGGCTGCTATCGGGACAGGTCGGACTTCGAGTGTTTAGCGGCGGCAGCGACATGGCAAATCGGCAGGCAGCCAATTCGGCGCGAATCGGTTTGGAGAATATGGAACTGGCGACGCGCAACGAAGTGAGCCTTCAGGTGTTGCAAGCCTATCTGTCAGTTCTTACCGCGGAGCAGTTTGTTCGCGCGGCTGAAACTGCGGTTAAGGCATTTGAAACCGCCGAAGGTGTTATCTCTTCCCGAGTGGCGGCTGGTACGGCCCTAAAGACCGATTTACTCAACATACAAGTGCAGCGAATTCAGGCAGAGGAACAGAAACTTCGCGCAGGAAACGCGCTATTGCTTGCGAAAGAAGGGTTGAAGTTCGCACTCGGAGTAGAGACACTTCCCTATACCGAGTTCTCGAGTTTAGAGCGGGTTGGCATCAAGGAGGCACCATCTGAGTCTAAGGGATTGCGTCCAGAGCTTACAGCGAGTGATGCCTTCGCACAAGCCGCGCGTGCACAATTAAAGGCTGCAAAAGGATCGTATCTGCCAAGCATCAATGCGTTCGCTTCTATAGACCGCTATCAGGGCTGGGAGTTTGACGGCACAAACGACAACTGGACCATTGGTGTCAATGCACAGTGGTCGATATTTGACGGATTTCTCACCCGATCCAAAGTTCGTGAGAAGCGTGCCGCGTTGAATATTGCTGAAGAAGAAGCAAGAATGACAAAGCTGAGGACTTCCCTTGAGCTCGAATCGGCGCGATCTTCGATGCTGGAAGCTACCAAGAGAGTTGCGGTGATGACTCAGGCAACAGAGCTGGCTTCAGAAAGCGCAACGTTGACGCGCCAGAGATTCGATCAAGGTTTGATGTTGACCTCACAAGTGATAGACGCAGAAAATGCTCTGGTACAGGCCGAGGTCGGGCTTGCCCAAGCGAAAGCCGACAGGCTCTTTGCGATAGCGTCGCTTCGACGCGCACTTAACTTGCCTATAGTTGGAGAATAA
- a CDS encoding efflux RND transporter permease subunit, producing MTEHQSNPPKHQGIAGALAKGFIKSKLTPLLIIASVLLGVLAVALLPREEEPQIKVPMIDVMVAVPGFTAAEIENRVTAPMERLIWEIPGVEYVYSITQPGQALVIVRYLVGEDVERSLVKLNQKLQSNFDRIPPGVSFPLLKPRSIDDVPILAVTFHSSKLDHFALRRIVGELENEVKQVKDVSETTIIGGLRRQLRIQLDPDALAARQLDPLSVIPSIQMANRQSKAGTLIRDNQEIIVETGGFLKDADDVGSVVLGIHNGSPIYLRDVANVIDGPEELSQVVLFGTGQPDGGSQEEDAAITLAVAKRAGTNAIQIADHVLEKIEALRGKLIPSDVEMTITRHYGETAAEKSNELLFHMLIAVVSVALLILISLGWRESIIVALAIPSTLALTLLVFYLTGFTLNRITLFALIFSIGILVDDAIVVVENITRHLHLPENRNRTWAKVAIEAVSEVGNPTILATWAVIAAVFPMAFVGGLMGPYMRPIPIGATAAMLFSLVVAFIVTPWAAVRVLAWGKGKSHASAHASDKEGWSTRIYRRLMGRLIHEKKARHLFMIVNGLLLAGAMGLVAIGWVQVKMLPFDNKNEFQIIINMPEGSSLEQTVQASREIAHAVSGEPEVVDYQIYAGTSAPFNFNGLVRHYFLRRGAHVADIQVNLLPKGERSDQSHDIATRVRPKVAEIAARFNARVAVAEVPPGPPVLQTLVAEIYGPTDLSRTSLVQEVVRVFKSTTGVVDVDVYGEDTRRKLTFDIDHQKAAIHGVTADMISQTLRLAVTGMQVDIAHQPNEREDVQLLVELPRSQKTSVHDILGIMIRPPASGMQSAGRSSLIPLSELVRVEDKTEEKTRYRKNLMPVSYVIGDVAGEVESPVYAILDMNKALDEIDMTRFGGSEQKLQVLNASMPTTTLEPSLKWDGEWHITIEVFRDLGMAFAAVLLLIYILMVGWFQSLLTPLVVMAAIPFSLIGIMPAHGAMGAFFTATSMIGFMAGAGIVIRNSIILVDFIELRLREGMPLDEAVIDAGAVRFRPMLLTAGAVIVGAGIILFDPIFQGLAIALMAGEVASLLISRVAVPVLYYLGNRKKYENPNTAFENQHE from the coding sequence ATGACAGAGCATCAAAGTAATCCTCCAAAACACCAAGGAATTGCTGGAGCACTGGCTAAGGGCTTCATCAAGTCTAAATTAACTCCGCTGCTAATCATTGCCTCGGTACTGCTCGGAGTTCTGGCAGTGGCACTTCTGCCACGAGAGGAAGAGCCTCAAATCAAGGTGCCGATGATCGATGTGATGGTAGCAGTGCCCGGGTTCACTGCCGCAGAGATTGAAAACCGGGTGACAGCACCGATGGAGCGGCTGATCTGGGAAATTCCCGGTGTTGAATATGTTTACTCAATCACTCAGCCGGGACAGGCACTGGTAATCGTGCGATATCTTGTGGGCGAAGATGTCGAGCGGAGCTTGGTCAAACTGAATCAGAAGTTGCAGTCAAACTTTGATCGCATTCCACCAGGCGTTTCGTTCCCGCTACTGAAACCACGATCGATTGATGACGTGCCGATTCTGGCGGTAACATTCCACAGTTCCAAGCTTGATCATTTTGCACTGAGAAGAATTGTGGGAGAGCTTGAGAACGAAGTCAAGCAAGTTAAAGATGTTTCGGAAACGACGATTATTGGCGGACTGCGCCGACAATTGCGCATTCAGCTTGATCCGGATGCTTTGGCGGCAAGACAGCTTGACCCGCTGAGTGTCATACCAAGTATTCAAATGGCGAACCGACAGTCAAAAGCCGGAACGCTGATTCGCGACAATCAGGAGATAATCGTTGAAACAGGCGGTTTTCTAAAGGATGCGGACGACGTAGGCAGCGTTGTGCTGGGAATCCACAATGGAAGTCCAATTTATCTTCGTGACGTCGCAAATGTAATTGATGGTCCCGAAGAGCTGTCACAAGTCGTACTGTTTGGTACCGGACAACCTGATGGCGGTTCGCAAGAAGAAGATGCAGCGATAACGTTGGCAGTGGCTAAGCGTGCCGGCACAAACGCAATTCAAATTGCCGATCACGTACTTGAGAAAATTGAAGCGTTGCGCGGGAAGCTGATACCCAGCGATGTTGAGATGACAATCACGCGTCATTATGGAGAGACAGCCGCCGAAAAGTCTAACGAACTGCTGTTTCACATGTTGATAGCGGTGGTGAGCGTTGCGCTCTTGATTTTGATCAGCCTTGGTTGGCGCGAGTCGATCATTGTTGCGTTGGCAATTCCCTCGACTCTGGCGCTCACACTACTTGTGTTTTACTTGACCGGATTCACACTCAATCGAATCACTTTGTTCGCGCTGATATTCTCGATTGGAATCCTGGTTGATGACGCGATTGTGGTGGTAGAGAATATTACACGTCACCTGCACCTGCCGGAAAATCGCAATCGCACCTGGGCCAAGGTGGCGATTGAAGCAGTCTCCGAAGTTGGCAACCCGACAATCTTGGCGACGTGGGCTGTGATCGCGGCGGTGTTTCCGATGGCATTCGTCGGCGGATTGATGGGACCGTACATGCGACCGATACCAATCGGAGCAACGGCGGCAATGTTGTTCTCGCTGGTGGTGGCTTTCATTGTCACACCGTGGGCAGCCGTTCGAGTTTTGGCCTGGGGAAAGGGCAAGAGTCATGCGTCAGCACATGCTTCCGATAAGGAGGGATGGAGCACACGAATATATCGGCGACTGATGGGACGCCTCATTCACGAGAAGAAGGCGCGTCATCTATTCATGATAGTCAACGGCTTGTTACTTGCAGGAGCCATGGGATTGGTAGCTATTGGTTGGGTGCAGGTCAAGATGCTGCCCTTTGATAACAAGAACGAATTCCAGATCATTATCAACATGCCTGAAGGAAGTTCACTTGAACAGACTGTGCAAGCTTCGCGAGAGATCGCTCATGCTGTGAGCGGTGAGCCGGAGGTTGTTGACTACCAGATCTATGCAGGCACTTCGGCACCATTCAATTTCAATGGTCTGGTGCGGCATTACTTCCTGCGGCGCGGCGCTCATGTTGCGGACATACAGGTCAACCTGTTGCCGAAGGGCGAACGATCGGATCAGAGTCATGATATCGCCACTCGGGTTCGCCCAAAGGTCGCGGAAATTGCGGCACGATTTAATGCGCGCGTCGCAGTGGCCGAGGTTCCGCCGGGACCGCCGGTATTGCAGACTCTGGTGGCAGAAATCTACGGTCCGACCGATTTGAGCAGAACGTCCTTGGTTCAAGAAGTGGTTCGAGTATTCAAAAGCACCACTGGTGTTGTGGATGTCGATGTGTACGGTGAAGACACGAGACGCAAGTTGACCTTCGATATCGATCACCAGAAAGCGGCAATTCATGGTGTCACTGCTGATATGATATCACAGACTCTACGTCTGGCTGTCACAGGAATGCAGGTTGATATCGCTCATCAACCCAATGAGCGCGAAGATGTGCAACTCCTTGTAGAACTTCCCCGCTCTCAGAAGACAAGCGTCCACGATATCCTGGGAATCATGATTCGACCGCCAGCGTCGGGGATGCAGTCGGCTGGACGATCTAGCTTGATTCCTCTGTCAGAACTAGTTCGTGTCGAGGATAAAACTGAGGAAAAGACGCGATACCGGAAGAACCTGATGCCGGTGAGCTATGTCATTGGTGATGTCGCCGGCGAGGTCGAAAGCCCTGTCTACGCCATATTGGACATGAACAAGGCGCTGGATGAAATCGACATGACCAGATTTGGCGGAAGCGAACAAAAACTGCAAGTGCTCAATGCTTCGATGCCAACTACGACTCTGGAGCCATCCCTTAAGTGGGACGGCGAGTGGCATATTACCATTGAAGTGTTCCGCGATCTTGGAATGGCATTTGCGGCAGTGTTATTACTGATTTATATCCTGATGGTCGGCTGGTTCCAGTCGTTGTTGACGCCGTTAGTCGTGATGGCGGCGATTCCCTTCTCGTTGATCGGTATTATGCCGGCTCACGGCGCGATGGGAGCGTTCTTCACGGCGACTTCTATGATCGGATTCATGGCGGGTGCGGGAATCGTGATACGAAATTCCATCATCTTAGTGGATTTCATTGAATTGCGACTTCGCGAAGGAATGCCGCTTGATGAAGCAGTGATTGATGCAGGCGCAGTACGATTCAGACCGATGTTGCTGACAGCCGGAGCGGTGATCGTCGGCGCAGGGATCATTCTCTTCGACCCGATTTTCCAAGGCTTGGCAATAGCGCTAATGGCGGGCGAAGTGGCTTCCCTATTGATCAGCCGCGTAGCTGTGCCGGTGTTGTACTATCTTGGTAATCGTAAGAAGTACGAGAATCCCAACACCGCGTTCGAGAATCAGCACGAATAG
- a CDS encoding PAS domain S-box protein — protein sequence MAMRTRTRLLILVGALLLIFPIAQLYVSHLNDKLNKAFLRINRDEKTDQLMFAIDMYGQQLRTLAEDYSWWDEMVHYVKSPTTDWAAANMYTGLEAFEAEGAWIFDADTNLVFSTSKADFSELATDPEVQGAIRMLIAKGMFIQTYHSSQRGVVSLYSAPIQYQADTERKSEPVGYLVVADHWNELALAKLATLMRAEVSLRPFMNESGANAIANSTIPAAQLEFACFVTLRGVDNKPIAEVVCITSPPAYTEILSYDKRLILGVWVLTAGVVILLILALSRWVNRPLDQIMRGLEKQDIRQLKSLRSAGSDFQRIGLMVKEFFDQKIELEHQLAVSRDVEAALKAVERLQHLEVRKTELVLQSAGEGICGVDRVGRITFINSAAEQMLGWAPGELLGKNMHDTTHHTRAHGAPYPREECPVFASASAGKFKRASDETYWRKDGSHFPVEFVSAPILEEGSSIGAVVVFRDLTAQKKAEEQLGKLWLALEQSPSSILITDTEGKIENANPKFFEVTGYTAEEVIGNNPRILKSGVHSDEFYRELWETLHAGKVWHGDFCNRKKNGELYWESSAIAPVRNMMGDVTHFVAVKEDITDRKKADKEIKEAKELAESANRAKSAFLASMSHEIRTPMNSILGYTQLLARDTSLNQQSRQYVEIVNRSGEHLLELINDVLEMSKIESGRITIERSSFSLNSMVNDIAAMFQIRAESKQLEFEVLKTGTTQPWISTDEGKLRQILINLLGNAIKFTKNGRIALKVDVEVPIVGKGRLAVSVEDTGVGISPEELNKLFKHFEQTESGRRSQAGTGLGLAISREYARLLGGDITVKSEAGIGSTFRLEIPIEAGEKVAVTRIRESRRITGLSPNHNHNGSIRVLVVDDHRLNRGWIRDALVEVGFKVREASDGEEAIQVWNDWKPQLILMDVHMSPVDGKEATAKIRSTAGGNESVIIGVSASAFAEDVKSALAAGMNAFLSKPVRLEELFELIRTNLGIEYTYENEEIADDSTEASQSLTRLSVETMSRLSVSILGELREATLNGDVARLTQVIDEIAKNDPSIARVDRIG from the coding sequence ATGGCAATGAGGACTCGCACAAGGCTTCTGATTCTCGTCGGAGCTCTGCTGTTAATCTTTCCTATTGCGCAACTTTACGTTTCCCACCTCAATGACAAACTCAACAAGGCCTTCCTTCGAATCAACCGGGACGAAAAGACCGATCAATTGATGTTCGCAATAGACATGTATGGTCAACAATTGCGGACGTTAGCTGAAGACTATTCGTGGTGGGACGAGATGGTTCACTACGTGAAATCGCCGACCACCGATTGGGCCGCCGCAAATATGTACACAGGTCTGGAAGCATTTGAGGCAGAAGGCGCCTGGATATTCGACGCTGACACCAACCTGGTTTTCTCGACCTCCAAGGCAGATTTTTCTGAGTTGGCGACGGATCCGGAAGTACAAGGCGCGATTCGGATGTTGATAGCAAAGGGGATGTTCATTCAGACCTATCACTCGTCGCAAAGAGGAGTTGTCTCGCTCTATTCGGCACCAATTCAATATCAGGCGGATACAGAGAGAAAATCCGAGCCAGTTGGTTATCTGGTAGTTGCCGACCACTGGAATGAGTTAGCGCTCGCAAAACTAGCGACGCTTATGCGCGCTGAAGTTTCGCTAAGACCGTTTATGAACGAATCCGGTGCCAATGCCATTGCCAATTCAACAATTCCGGCTGCCCAGTTGGAGTTTGCGTGTTTTGTCACATTGCGAGGCGTCGACAATAAGCCCATCGCTGAAGTAGTGTGCATTACGTCGCCGCCTGCGTATACCGAAATTCTATCATACGACAAGCGTCTGATTCTCGGGGTCTGGGTACTTACAGCTGGCGTTGTGATTCTGCTGATATTGGCACTTTCCCGCTGGGTCAACCGACCACTTGATCAGATCATGCGGGGCCTTGAGAAACAGGACATCAGACAATTGAAGTCGCTAAGATCGGCGGGGTCGGACTTTCAACGAATTGGGCTCATGGTAAAGGAATTCTTCGACCAAAAGATCGAATTAGAGCATCAATTGGCGGTCTCTCGAGATGTTGAGGCAGCCTTGAAGGCAGTAGAGCGGTTACAACATCTTGAAGTACGCAAAACCGAACTGGTATTGCAGTCGGCGGGTGAGGGTATCTGCGGTGTGGATCGAGTCGGGCGAATCACGTTTATCAACTCGGCGGCAGAGCAAATGCTTGGCTGGGCACCCGGGGAGCTATTAGGAAAGAACATGCACGACACTACGCACCATACGCGTGCCCACGGTGCGCCCTACCCGCGTGAAGAGTGTCCAGTATTTGCGTCCGCCTCGGCCGGCAAGTTCAAACGCGCATCTGATGAAACCTACTGGCGAAAAGACGGCTCTCATTTTCCGGTAGAATTTGTGAGCGCACCGATACTTGAAGAAGGATCGTCGATCGGCGCAGTGGTCGTGTTTCGCGACCTGACGGCTCAGAAGAAGGCGGAAGAGCAGCTTGGCAAACTTTGGTTGGCATTGGAGCAATCACCATCTTCAATCTTGATTACGGATACTGAAGGAAAAATCGAAAACGCCAATCCAAAGTTCTTCGAAGTTACCGGTTACACCGCCGAAGAAGTAATTGGCAACAATCCGCGGATTCTCAAGTCAGGCGTGCACTCCGACGAATTCTATCGCGAATTGTGGGAGACATTGCACGCTGGTAAAGTTTGGCACGGTGATTTTTGCAATCGCAAGAAGAACGGCGAGCTGTATTGGGAGTCATCGGCGATTGCGCCGGTACGTAACATGATGGGTGACGTGACGCACTTTGTTGCGGTCAAAGAGGATATTACCGATCGGAAGAAAGCTGATAAAGAAATCAAAGAGGCAAAGGAACTGGCTGAATCGGCAAATCGCGCAAAAAGCGCCTTCCTTGCAAGCATGTCCCATGAGATACGGACACCAATGAACTCCATCTTGGGCTACACACAGCTACTTGCTCGTGACACCTCACTTAACCAACAATCACGGCAGTATGTGGAGATTGTCAACCGCAGCGGCGAGCATCTGCTCGAGCTCATTAATGATGTGTTGGAGATGTCGAAGATCGAGTCGGGGCGCATCACCATCGAGCGTTCGAGTTTTAGCTTGAACAGTATGGTGAATGATATTGCCGCGATGTTCCAGATCCGCGCCGAATCGAAGCAACTGGAATTTGAGGTTTTGAAGACTGGCACAACGCAGCCATGGATAAGTACAGATGAAGGAAAGCTGCGCCAGATACTAATCAACCTGTTGGGAAACGCCATAAAGTTCACGAAGAATGGCCGAATTGCCCTGAAAGTGGACGTAGAGGTTCCGATTGTCGGAAAGGGGCGACTGGCTGTATCGGTCGAAGACACCGGAGTCGGAATTTCACCCGAAGAGCTCAACAAACTCTTCAAACACTTTGAGCAAACCGAAAGCGGACGGCGATCACAAGCTGGAACCGGACTCGGTTTGGCGATCAGCCGAGAGTATGCTCGCTTGCTTGGCGGCGACATAACCGTAAAGAGCGAGGCTGGAATTGGCTCTACCTTTAGACTCGAAATTCCTATCGAAGCCGGCGAAAAAGTTGCGGTGACGCGAATTCGAGAGTCTCGTAGAATCACTGGACTTTCTCCAAACCACAACCACAATGGTTCCATAAGAGTCCTTGTCGTGGACGATCATAGACTAAATCGCGGTTGGATCCGTGACGCACTCGTAGAGGTCGGCTTCAAGGTCCGTGAAGCAAGTGACGGAGAAGAGGCAATTCAAGTTTGGAACGACTGGAAACCCCAGTTGATTCTGATGGATGTTCACATGAGTCCAGTCGACGGTAAAGAAGCAACTGCGAAGATTCGATCGACTGCCGGCGGGAATGAATCAGTTATAATCGGCGTTTCTGCAAGCGCGTTTGCGGAGGATGTCAAATCGGCTCTTGCTGCTGGGATGAACGCGTTCTTGAGTAAACCGGTGAGGCTGGAAGAGCTATTTGAACTAATCCGGACAAACCTTGGAATCGAATATACCTATGAAAACGAAGAGATTGCCGACGATAGCACGGAAGCTAGTCAATCACTTACACGGTTGTCAGTCGAAACCATGAGTCGCCTTTCGGTGTCAATCCTTGGAGAGTTACGAGAAGCGACGCTAAATGGAGATGTGGCACGACTCACTCAGGTTATTGACGAGATTGCCAAGAACGACCCGTCAATTGCGCGCGTTGACAGAATTGGTTGA